One genomic window of uncultured Desulfovibrio sp. includes the following:
- a CDS encoding IscA/HesB family protein, whose product MITLSDDARRELEAYFDGKERKTMRLFVAAGGUSGPRMALALDESKDSDEVIEEGGFTFCIDKELLAQVKKVFITFTYMGFTVDTEQPLPGTTDGGNCGSCSSCGSH is encoded by the coding sequence ATGATTACTCTGTCTGATGACGCCCGTCGAGAGCTTGAAGCCTACTTCGACGGCAAGGAACGCAAGACCATGCGTCTTTTTGTGGCGGCCGGGGGCTGAAGCGGCCCCCGCATGGCCCTGGCTCTGGATGAGTCCAAAGATTCCGATGAAGTGATTGAAGAAGGTGGCTTCACCTTCTGCATCGACAAGGAACTGCTTGCCCAGGTGAAGAAGGTATTCATTACCTTTACCTACATGGGCTTTACTGTGGATACAGAACAGCCGCTGCCCGGTACGACAGACGGGGGCAACTGCGGTTCCTGCTCTTCCTGCGGATCTCATTAA
- a CDS encoding SurA N-terminal domain-containing protein, producing the protein MKKALVMFVCLLLLAGSAQAAQLNKVAAVVNGKVITMFDLQKAALPDLARARLNPNDPKQAKQVNEVLRKALDMLIVNILVEQEARRLGVTVSDSEVDQELVRLMRERRLTRAQFEEQLKRQNLSLADLRETFERNILRQKIMGMQVGRKVVVTPEEIRDYYEKHKNEIFDRKGLHMGLLVYHPNVNASSIAAQIRSGKMSFAEAARKYSIAPNKEKGGDMGPVEWDRLNEEFAEKLGKMRPGDVTPIFTIQNRFKAQMALFRPGQTGPDKPLTLEQATPIIDGILRQPKAMERFDEYVSQLRNRAVIDIRL; encoded by the coding sequence GTGAAGAAAGCTCTTGTGATGTTTGTATGCCTGCTGTTGCTGGCAGGCAGTGCGCAGGCGGCCCAGCTCAACAAGGTGGCGGCCGTGGTCAACGGCAAGGTCATCACCATGTTTGACCTGCAGAAGGCGGCCCTGCCCGACCTGGCCCGCGCCCGTCTCAATCCCAATGATCCCAAGCAGGCCAAGCAGGTCAATGAGGTGCTGCGCAAGGCCCTGGATATGCTCATTGTCAATATTCTTGTGGAGCAGGAGGCCCGGCGCCTGGGCGTGACGGTGAGCGACAGCGAGGTGGATCAGGAACTGGTCAGACTCATGCGCGAGCGCCGCCTGACCCGCGCCCAGTTCGAGGAACAGCTCAAGCGGCAGAACCTTTCGCTGGCGGACCTGCGCGAGACCTTCGAGCGCAACATCCTGCGCCAGAAGATCATGGGCATGCAGGTGGGCCGCAAGGTGGTGGTGACCCCCGAGGAAATCCGGGACTACTACGAAAAGCACAAGAACGAGATTTTTGACCGCAAGGGGCTGCACATGGGGCTGCTGGTCTATCATCCCAATGTCAATGCCTCCAGCATTGCCGCGCAGATCCGTTCGGGCAAGATGAGCTTTGCCGAGGCGGCCCGCAAGTATTCCATCGCGCCCAACAAGGAAAAGGGCGGCGACATGGGGCCGGTGGAATGGGACAGGCTCAATGAGGAATTTGCGGAAAAGCTCGGCAAGATGCGCCCCGGCGACGTGACGCCCATCTTTACCATCCAGAACAGGTTCAAGGCACAGATGGCCCTGTTCCGTCCCGGGCAGACCGGCCCGGACAAGCCCCTGACCCTGGAACAGGCCACGCCCATCATTGACGGCATCCTGCGGCAGCCCAAGGCCATGGAACGCTTTGACGAATATGTGAGCCAGCTGCGCAACCGCGCGGTCATTGACATTCGCCTGTAG
- a CDS encoding DUF3343 domain-containing protein: MLSLFRRLRSRGREALPTLAPRHAPHTEQGILVFAQTGDVIRAERLLREAGLPVEVKGPPPQLQTGCDMVVVFPLLRQAAVRDCLQRHHLEPEQMVAAADTLLEPVSLYQVKRLDHWLMVRAANMKITVDCRDRRIVNISGGGCPDVPWLARCLCGQALDTAPAPLSLGQTLCCYSLQKAFDEARRQLSCGA; encoded by the coding sequence ATGCTTTCCCTTTTCCGGCGTCTGCGTTCCCGCGGCAGGGAAGCCCTCCCAACCCTTGCCCCGCGTCACGCCCCGCATACCGAGCAGGGCATCCTGGTCTTTGCCCAGACGGGCGATGTGATCCGGGCCGAACGGCTGCTGCGGGAAGCCGGGCTGCCGGTAGAGGTCAAGGGGCCGCCGCCGCAGTTGCAGACAGGCTGCGACATGGTGGTGGTATTTCCCCTGCTACGTCAGGCCGCCGTGCGGGACTGCCTGCAACGGCACCATCTGGAACCGGAACAGATGGTGGCCGCGGCGGACACCCTGCTGGAGCCGGTTTCGCTCTATCAGGTGAAGCGCCTGGACCACTGGCTCATGGTGCGCGCCGCCAATATGAAGATTACCGTGGATTGCCGGGACAGGCGCATTGTCAATATTTCCGGGGGCGGCTGTCCCGACGTGCCCTGGCTGGCGCGCTGCCTGTGCGGCCAGGCTCTGGACACGGCCCCTGCTCCCCTGAGCCTGGGGCAGACCCTGTGCTGCTACAGCCTGCAAAAAGCCTTTGACGAAGCCAGGAGGCAACTGTCATGTGGTGCATAG
- a CDS encoding iron-sulfur cluster biosynthesis family protein, whose translation MLTLSERAVKELNAFFADRERSAIRVYLTPPACAGQELVLALDTPDEEKDHVLEVEGFQFCVDKELMEAMQSVSIDLTPLGFEVTPAVELPALNREGSCGSCCGSCGTNH comes from the coding sequence ATGCTGACGCTTAGTGAACGGGCTGTCAAAGAACTCAATGCTTTTTTTGCGGACAGGGAACGCTCTGCCATTCGCGTTTACCTGACGCCGCCCGCCTGCGCCGGTCAGGAACTGGTGCTGGCGCTGGATACCCCCGATGAAGAAAAAGACCACGTGCTGGAAGTGGAAGGCTTCCAGTTCTGCGTGGATAAGGAACTCATGGAAGCCATGCAGAGCGTGTCCATCGATCTGACGCCTCTGGGCTTCGAAGTGACCCCTGCCGTGGAACTGCCTGCCCTGAACAGGGAAGGCAGCTGCGGCAGCTGCTGCGGATCCTGCGGTACCAATCATTAA
- the mfd gene encoding transcription-repair coupling factor, with translation MASEKLLSFLKAPAGQWQMERSGLVTRCRLAAEALAEGRSSVLLARHRDELNAARALVSLFVPSLSVEDQPLARPLWENPCLALPGGISLRQGRDVWALRMAVFYGLRHSGAHCLVASAESLLLRYMPGDFFAGNSITLTRGSDLAPELVLDQAVEWGYQRVPLVTHPGDMARRGDILDIFPAGYSRPLRLEFFGDTIDEMRLFDAESQRSLQTLDECTLLPVLPYTCAPADMLRWHERLDGLFAGGQLSENAHYSLGKALDAGRPGIFPGVLHAQASCLEDWLPPDTLWLLPGQADSRDALCAAERQLRQALEGEDAELSQPASLCLRPDAGKEPWHDGCRIFAEPLVMGVEEQGIPLPERPLHSFTDLFPQAGATDRPWQHLSAALRQWQGQRRQVLLSFSSARSRSKFLALARQDGILPALRYAPEQHGLFALVSGFRGGAELVWDNSLILGEDILYPRAQRTARAPSRAFKGMDSFDDLKAGDLLVHRDYGIGRFAGLEHLERNGTGNDFLLVEYSGRDKLYVPVDRLSLVQRFKGGDGPEPTLDRLGGAGWSSGREKARKAIEKIAADLVEMYAYRKVAKGFRYDPPGELYREFEATFGFEETPDQARAIQDVLDDMDRPEPMDRLICGDVGFGKTEVALRAAFRAASEGRQVAMLCPTTVLAEQHFQTFRARLAGFPVHVGLLSRFVSRARIKETLAAAAAGQIDILIGTHRLLSSDVKLPNLALLILDEEQRFGVRHKEKLKALKKNVDVLTLTATPIPRTLQLSMSGIRDLSVIETAPQERKPVATAVLQRDDALLRQVLEREIAREGQVFWVYNRVQGLERVVDYVRRLVPSARVGMAHGQMGEVALEENMHKFWHGELDVLVCTAIVESGLDFPRANTLIVDQAQMFGLGQLYQLRGRVGRSDRQAYAFFVVPDAEHLSQEAGERLRIIMDMDYLGAGFQVAMEDLRLRGAGNILGEVQSGHMARVGLDLYLEMLEEAVARLKGTPAALPQETELNIGLPAHIPQSYIEDGRERLRCYKTLSSAVDGAAREEAALALRDRFGPFPPELENFLAVLDFKQFLGTLQVQRADITADHVKLVWADGQTAVSPERLVALGTSTPGARLLPPAGLYYPLPRSGSVGDGLRAVRAALETARLPGASGQGADTPAAGAACPAGRGGAR, from the coding sequence ATGGCATCGGAAAAACTTCTTTCCTTTCTCAAGGCGCCCGCGGGGCAGTGGCAGATGGAGCGCAGCGGTCTGGTCACGCGCTGCCGTCTGGCTGCCGAGGCCCTGGCCGAAGGGCGCAGCAGCGTGCTGCTGGCACGCCATCGTGACGAACTGAACGCCGCCCGCGCGCTGGTTTCCCTTTTTGTCCCGTCGCTTTCCGTGGAGGATCAGCCCCTGGCCCGTCCCCTGTGGGAAAATCCCTGCCTGGCGCTGCCCGGCGGCATTTCCCTGCGACAGGGGCGCGATGTCTGGGCGCTGCGCATGGCCGTCTTCTACGGCCTGCGGCACAGCGGCGCCCACTGCCTGGTGGCCAGCGCCGAAAGCCTGCTGCTGCGCTACATGCCCGGAGACTTCTTTGCCGGCAACAGCATCACCCTGACGCGGGGCAGCGATCTTGCCCCGGAACTGGTGCTGGACCAGGCCGTGGAATGGGGCTATCAGCGCGTGCCGCTGGTGACCCATCCCGGCGACATGGCCCGGCGCGGGGACATCCTTGACATTTTTCCGGCAGGGTACAGCCGTCCGCTGCGGCTGGAATTCTTCGGGGACACCATCGACGAGATGCGCCTTTTTGACGCCGAAAGCCAGCGTTCCCTGCAAACGCTGGACGAGTGTACCCTGTTGCCCGTGCTGCCCTATACCTGTGCGCCGGCAGATATGCTGCGCTGGCATGAACGCCTGGACGGCCTGTTTGCCGGCGGTCAGCTGAGCGAAAATGCGCACTACAGCCTGGGCAAGGCCCTGGATGCGGGGCGTCCGGGCATCTTTCCCGGGGTGCTGCATGCGCAGGCCAGCTGTCTGGAAGACTGGCTGCCCCCGGATACCCTGTGGCTGCTGCCCGGACAGGCGGACAGCCGCGATGCCCTGTGCGCGGCGGAGCGTCAGCTGCGGCAGGCGCTGGAAGGGGAGGATGCGGAACTGTCGCAGCCCGCGTCCCTGTGCCTGCGCCCCGATGCCGGCAAGGAACCGTGGCATGACGGCTGCCGCATCTTTGCCGAACCGCTGGTCATGGGCGTGGAGGAACAGGGCATTCCCCTGCCGGAACGCCCCCTGCACAGCTTTACCGATCTCTTTCCGCAGGCCGGCGCCACGGACCGGCCGTGGCAGCATCTTTCGGCGGCGCTCCGGCAGTGGCAGGGGCAGCGCCGTCAGGTGCTGCTCAGCTTTTCCTCGGCCCGCAGCCGCAGCAAGTTTCTCGCCCTGGCCCGGCAGGACGGCATTCTGCCGGCCCTGCGCTATGCGCCGGAGCAGCACGGTCTGTTTGCCCTGGTGTCCGGTTTCCGCGGCGGGGCGGAACTGGTCTGGGACAACAGCCTCATCCTGGGCGAGGACATTCTCTACCCCCGTGCCCAGCGCACGGCGCGGGCGCCGTCCCGGGCCTTCAAGGGCATGGACAGCTTTGATGATCTCAAGGCCGGGGACCTGCTGGTGCACCGGGATTACGGCATAGGGCGCTTTGCCGGTCTGGAGCATCTCGAGCGCAACGGCACGGGCAATGACTTTCTGCTAGTGGAGTATTCCGGCAGGGACAAGCTCTATGTGCCGGTGGACAGGCTGTCGCTGGTGCAGCGCTTCAAGGGCGGCGACGGCCCGGAACCGACCCTGGACAGGCTGGGAGGCGCCGGCTGGAGTTCCGGCCGGGAAAAGGCCCGCAAGGCCATTGAAAAAATTGCCGCCGATCTGGTGGAAATGTATGCCTACCGCAAGGTGGCCAAGGGCTTTCGCTATGACCCGCCGGGCGAGCTGTACCGCGAGTTCGAGGCCACCTTCGGCTTTGAGGAAACGCCGGACCAGGCCCGGGCCATTCAGGATGTGCTGGACGACATGGACCGGCCCGAACCCATGGACCGCCTCATCTGCGGCGACGTGGGCTTCGGCAAGACAGAAGTGGCCCTGCGCGCCGCCTTTCGCGCCGCTTCCGAAGGCCGGCAGGTGGCCATGCTCTGTCCCACCACCGTCCTGGCCGAGCAGCACTTCCAGACCTTCCGGGCGCGTCTGGCCGGTTTTCCGGTCCATGTGGGCCTGCTCAGCCGCTTTGTGTCCCGCGCCCGCATCAAGGAAACCCTGGCCGCGGCGGCGGCCGGGCAGATCGACATTCTCATCGGGACGCACCGCCTGCTGTCGTCCGACGTGAAGCTGCCCAATCTGGCCCTGCTCATTCTGGACGAGGAGCAGCGCTTCGGCGTGCGCCACAAGGAAAAGCTCAAGGCCCTCAAGAAAAATGTGGACGTGCTGACCCTGACGGCCACGCCCATTCCCCGCACGTTGCAGCTGTCCATGTCGGGTATACGGGACCTGTCGGTCATTGAAACCGCCCCGCAGGAACGCAAGCCTGTGGCCACGGCGGTGCTGCAACGGGATGATGCCCTGCTGCGCCAGGTGCTGGAACGCGAAATCGCCCGCGAGGGGCAGGTGTTCTGGGTCTACAACCGGGTGCAGGGGCTGGAGCGCGTGGTGGACTATGTGCGGCGCCTGGTGCCGTCCGCCCGCGTGGGCATGGCGCACGGGCAGATGGGCGAGGTCGCCCTGGAAGAGAACATGCACAAGTTCTGGCACGGCGAACTGGATGTGCTGGTCTGCACGGCCATTGTGGAATCGGGTCTGGACTTTCCCCGCGCCAATACGCTCATTGTGGACCAGGCACAGATGTTCGGCCTGGGGCAGCTCTATCAGCTGCGCGGCCGCGTGGGCCGCAGCGACAGGCAGGCCTATGCCTTTTTCGTGGTGCCCGATGCCGAGCATCTGTCCCAGGAGGCGGGCGAACGCCTGCGCATCATCATGGACATGGACTATCTGGGCGCCGGTTTCCAGGTGGCCATGGAAGACCTGCGCCTGCGCGGCGCGGGTAATATCCTGGGCGAAGTGCAGTCCGGTCACATGGCCCGCGTGGGGCTGGACCTGTATCTGGAAATGCTGGAAGAGGCCGTGGCGCGTCTCAAGGGCACGCCGGCCGCACTGCCCCAGGAAACGGAACTGAATATCGGCCTGCCGGCCCATATCCCGCAGTCCTATATAGAGGATGGGCGCGAGCGCCTGCGCTGCTATAAGACCTTGTCCTCGGCCGTGGACGGCGCCGCGCGCGAAGAGGCGGCCCTGGCCCTGCGCGATCGTTTCGGCCCCTTTCCGCCGGAACTGGAAAACTTCCTGGCCGTGCTGGACTTCAAGCAGTTTCTGGGCACCCTTCAGGTGCAGCGGGCCGATATTACGGCCGATCATGTGAAGCTGGTGTGGGCAGACGGGCAGACGGCCGTTTCGCCGGAACGGCTGGTGGCCCTGGGCACGTCCACACCAGGCGCACGCCTGCTGCCGCCGGCCGGCCTGTATTATCCCTTGCCGCGTTCCGGCAGCGTGGGCGACGGTCTGCGCGCGGTGCGCGCGGCACTGGAAACGGCCCGCCTGCCCGGCGCTTCGGGGCAGGGGGCGGACACACCGGCGGCCGGAGCCGCCTGTCCTGCCGGGAGGGGCGGGGCACGGTGA
- a CDS encoding sugar kinase, with protein MWCIAGSIPDADMSLCLPEGPLRVQGDQLCLPDGRSVPVERGTAALAATAVLACAALGAEAPRALLAGDRGSGDGSRQLYAWLTEHAAALAPHGLTFHYLFPDVDWHNRVLMALQDLPSPPLLLADAGFMYAAKMSGYADAYDLFTPDVGELAFLADENAPHPFYTRGFLLAEEQHIPPLLRRVLAHGNCPRHLLIKGAADHVVCEGTVRAVVDSPSVPAMECIGGTGDIVTGLVTAFAAAGWPLCAACLAACRTARYLAAHCAPQPDTPVGRLIPHLPEVLTPALLDALRQEAATLTA; from the coding sequence ATGTGGTGCATAGCCGGCAGCATTCCCGATGCGGACATGTCCCTGTGCCTGCCGGAAGGCCCTCTGCGGGTGCAGGGCGACCAGTTGTGTCTGCCCGACGGGCGCAGCGTTCCCGTGGAGCGCGGCACGGCGGCCCTGGCCGCCACGGCCGTCCTGGCCTGTGCCGCCCTGGGGGCGGAAGCTCCCCGTGCCCTGCTGGCCGGCGACAGGGGCAGCGGCGACGGCAGCCGCCAGCTCTATGCCTGGCTCACGGAACATGCAGCCGCCCTGGCCCCCCACGGCCTGACCTTTCACTATCTCTTCCCGGATGTAGACTGGCACAACCGCGTGCTCATGGCCCTGCAGGACCTGCCGTCCCCGCCCCTGCTGCTGGCGGACGCGGGCTTTATGTACGCAGCCAAGATGAGCGGCTATGCCGACGCCTACGACCTGTTCACGCCCGATGTGGGCGAACTGGCCTTTCTGGCCGATGAAAACGCTCCCCATCCCTTCTACACGCGGGGCTTTCTGCTGGCTGAGGAACAGCATATTCCCCCCCTGCTCCGGCGGGTGCTGGCGCACGGCAACTGCCCGCGCCATCTGCTCATCAAGGGCGCGGCGGATCATGTGGTCTGCGAAGGAACGGTACGCGCCGTGGTGGACAGCCCCTCGGTGCCGGCCATGGAGTGCATCGGCGGTACCGGCGATATTGTCACCGGCCTGGTCACGGCCTTTGCGGCGGCCGGCTGGCCCCTGTGCGCGGCCTGTCTTGCCGCCTGTCGCACGGCCCGCTACCTGGCGGCACACTGCGCGCCGCAGCCCGATACGCCGGTGGGCCGGCTTATCCCCCATCTGCCGGAAGTGCTGACCCCGGCCCTGCTGGACGCCCTGCGCCAGGAGGCAGCGACCCTCACGGCCTGA
- the yedE gene encoding YedE family putative selenium transporter — protein MKAGSNFFSTTAGVVVTGLVLGALAILLQQNGNPGNMGICVACFNRDIAGAIGLHRAAIVQYLRPEIIGMVLGAMCASLLFGEFRARGGSSPIVRLLLGMVAAIGALVFLGCPWRVIMRLAGGDANALFGLAGLIVGVGIGTLFFRQGFSLGRSQRQSPASGLVLPGIMAALLVLLFVDPQIPGQDKSGVLFYSLKGPGAAHAPVLLSLAAGLVVGALAQRSRFCTMGAIRDVLLFRQWHLAAGLLAMLACALLLNVLLGGFHPGMAGQPIAHTESLWNFLGMVTAGLAFALAGGCPGRQLFMAGEGDNDAAVFVVGLILGAAVAHNFGLASSATGIGPHGMLGALGGLAVCLAIGFFNCKRGA, from the coding sequence ATGAAGGCTGGTTCCAATTTCTTCTCCACCACAGCGGGCGTTGTGGTCACCGGTCTGGTGCTGGGCGCCCTTGCCATCCTGTTGCAGCAAAACGGCAACCCCGGCAACATGGGCATCTGTGTGGCCTGCTTCAACCGCGACATCGCCGGGGCCATCGGCCTGCACCGCGCGGCCATTGTGCAGTACCTGCGGCCCGAAATCATCGGCATGGTGCTGGGGGCCATGTGCGCTTCCCTGCTGTTCGGCGAATTCCGCGCCCGCGGCGGCTCCTCGCCCATCGTGCGCCTGCTGCTGGGCATGGTGGCGGCCATCGGCGCCCTGGTCTTCCTGGGCTGCCCGTGGCGCGTCATCATGCGCCTGGCCGGCGGCGACGCCAATGCCCTCTTCGGCCTGGCCGGCCTCATTGTGGGCGTGGGCATCGGCACCCTGTTCTTCCGCCAGGGCTTTTCGCTGGGCCGCAGCCAGCGCCAGTCCCCGGCCAGCGGTCTCGTGCTGCCCGGCATCATGGCGGCGCTGCTGGTGCTGCTCTTTGTGGATCCACAGATACCGGGACAGGACAAGAGCGGCGTTCTCTTCTATTCGCTCAAGGGACCGGGCGCGGCCCATGCCCCGGTGCTGCTTTCGCTGGCCGCCGGCCTGGTGGTGGGCGCGCTGGCCCAGCGCAGCCGCTTCTGCACCATGGGCGCCATTCGTGACGTTCTGCTGTTCCGGCAGTGGCACCTGGCCGCGGGCCTGCTGGCCATGCTGGCCTGCGCCCTGCTGCTGAACGTGCTGCTGGGCGGCTTTCATCCCGGCATGGCCGGCCAGCCCATTGCCCATACCGAATCGCTCTGGAACTTCCTTGGCATGGTGACGGCCGGTCTGGCCTTTGCCCTGGCCGGGGGCTGCCCCGGGCGCCAGCTGTTCATGGCCGGCGAAGGGGACAATGACGCCGCCGTCTTTGTGGTGGGCCTCATCCTGGGCGCGGCCGTGGCGCACAACTTCGGCCTGGCGTCCAGCGCCACGGGCATCGGCCCGCATGGCATGCTGGGCGCGCTGGGTGGTCTGGCCGTCTGCCTGGCCATCGGATTCTTCAACTGCAAGCGAGGTGCCTAA
- a CDS encoding sulfurtransferase TusA family protein, translating into MAELIDARGLSCPQPVLLFLNAVKAHPDAAFTVLVDNDASNENVSRAARNSGFSVTSTAEGTDFRLEIHK; encoded by the coding sequence ATGGCTGAACTCATTGATGCCCGCGGGCTGTCCTGCCCGCAGCCGGTGCTGCTTTTTCTCAACGCGGTCAAGGCCCATCCCGATGCGGCATTCACCGTTCTGGTGGACAATGACGCCAGCAACGAAAATGTGAGCCGGGCCGCCCGCAACAGCGGCTTCAGCGTGACCTCCACTGCGGAGGGCACGGACTTCCGCCTGGAAATCCACAAGTAG
- a CDS encoding DNA repair protein RecO C-terminal domain-containing protein encodes MEWNEQALVLRMGPFREADIWLRLLCRRRGMLTVFAFGGSRSRRRFCGCLDVLNTLRCRIRTSRDGRFMNLEEASLVQGPQALRGNWRRMGLATNCLRFLEALGVGEEAAAEAFVLLEDLRATLETQPELPGLLPLFFRLRLAAVLGFGPRFTRCDRCGQNLDEGALFAVDEGICLCRHCAAARESINRYGVWIPGQGLDLLSRVQQEFPSRWPAQALPGEVRRACARAIDGFVQYHLGLAWEGRYFRRV; translated from the coding sequence ATGGAATGGAACGAACAGGCCCTGGTGCTGCGCATGGGGCCGTTTCGCGAGGCAGACATCTGGCTGCGCCTGCTGTGCCGCCGGCGCGGCATGCTCACGGTCTTTGCCTTTGGCGGCAGCCGCAGCCGGCGCCGCTTTTGCGGCTGCCTGGATGTGCTGAATACCTTGCGCTGCCGCATCCGCACCTCGCGGGACGGCCGCTTCATGAATCTGGAAGAGGCCAGTCTTGTGCAGGGACCGCAGGCGTTGCGCGGCAACTGGCGGCGCATGGGGCTGGCCACCAACTGTCTGCGCTTTCTGGAGGCCCTGGGCGTGGGCGAAGAGGCCGCGGCCGAGGCCTTTGTCCTGCTGGAAGACCTGCGCGCCACCCTGGAGACGCAGCCGGAGCTGCCCGGCCTGCTGCCGTTGTTTTTTCGCCTGCGCCTGGCGGCGGTGCTGGGCTTTGGCCCGCGTTTCACCCGCTGCGACCGGTGCGGGCAGAATCTGGACGAGGGAGCGCTTTTTGCGGTGGACGAGGGCATATGCCTGTGCCGGCACTGCGCCGCAGCCAGGGAGAGCATCAACCGCTACGGCGTCTGGATTCCGGGGCAGGGGCTTGACCTTTTGTCCCGCGTGCAGCAAGAATTTCCTTCCCGGTGGCCTGCACAGGCCCTGCCGGGAGAGGTGCGCCGGGCCTGTGCCCGCGCCATTGACGGGTTTGTGCAATACCATCTGGGACTGGCCTGGGAGGGCAGGTATTTCCGCCGCGTATAG
- a CDS encoding helix-turn-helix domain-containing protein: MNLEELGVALRAEREARGLSLDEVADRLKISARHVRALEEADEASLPHPAYAKGFLRAYAGLMGLAQGELDEALKSLSPQENITPTQTVYMASASRHSRLSGRLLSLLLALLVILGGLYALWSSGLLQRGMEMILGESSTVSQVARPAGLPETDRMEPEAEALPVVPVPSLPQAAPAPQAMIAPSSLMETAAAVAAEPDARPAMAGLAAAETADAASPLPAENPQADAKAPAAAAAPALADGLHQVELIATGACWVQAHADKRPARQFSLNKGSSVTLTFEERLDLRLGNAGGVRILYDGEEQPSPGAAGQVRNLVFPPRS, from the coding sequence ATGAATCTTGAAGAACTGGGCGTTGCGCTGCGGGCCGAGCGCGAGGCGCGCGGCCTGAGTCTGGACGAAGTGGCCGACAGGCTCAAGATCAGTGCGCGTCATGTGCGGGCGCTGGAAGAGGCCGATGAGGCGTCGCTGCCCCATCCCGCCTATGCTAAGGGCTTTCTGCGGGCCTATGCCGGCCTGATGGGTCTGGCGCAGGGCGAGCTGGACGAGGCCCTGAAAAGCCTGAGTCCGCAGGAAAACATCACCCCGACGCAAACGGTCTACATGGCGTCCGCATCCCGGCATTCCCGCTTGTCTGGCCGGCTCCTTTCCCTGCTGCTGGCCCTGCTGGTCATTCTGGGCGGACTGTATGCCCTGTGGAGCAGCGGTCTGCTGCAACGGGGCATGGAGATGATCCTCGGCGAGTCCTCCACCGTTTCCCAGGTGGCGCGGCCCGCCGGTCTGCCCGAAACGGACAGGATGGAGCCGGAGGCCGAAGCGCTCCCCGTGGTGCCCGTTCCCTCGCTGCCCCAGGCTGCGCCTGCACCGCAGGCCATGATCGCCCCTTCTTCTTTGATGGAAACGGCCGCCGCCGTGGCGGCGGAGCCTGACGCAAGGCCCGCCATGGCGGGCCTTGCGGCCGCGGAGACGGCCGACGCCGCGTCGCCGCTGCCGGCCGAAAATCCGCAGGCAGATGCGAAAGCGCCTGCTGCCGCGGCAGCGCCGGCGCTGGCGGATGGGCTGCATCAGGTGGAACTCATTGCCACGGGGGCCTGCTGGGTGCAGGCCCATGCGGACAAGCGGCCTGCCCGGCAGTTTTCCCTGAACAAGGGCAGCTCCGTCACGCTGACGTTTGAAGAGCGGCTTGACCTGCGGCTGGGCAATGCGGGGGGCGTGCGCATCCTGTACGACGGGGAAGAACAGCCCTCTCCCGGTGCGGCAGGGCAGGTGCGCAATCTGGTTTTTCCGCCCCGGTCCTGA
- the pyrR gene encoding bifunctional pyr operon transcriptional regulator/uracil phosphoribosyltransferase PyrR: protein MARVILDKEEIARTLDRLASQVLERHARCDEVLLVGIQRRGADLAARLAALLSQKLGREVPLGTLDINLYRDDWTSIEGKPHMGRSHIPLPVDGRTIILVDDVLYTGRTIRAALEALLDYGRPHVVELLVLVDRGHRELPIHADYVGRRLDTRRSERVDVLLHERDGVDEVRLAQAEPSRA from the coding sequence ATGGCCCGAGTCATTCTGGACAAGGAAGAAATCGCCCGCACCCTGGACCGCCTGGCCAGCCAGGTGCTTGAGCGGCATGCCCGCTGCGACGAGGTGCTGCTGGTGGGCATTCAGCGCCGTGGCGCCGACCTGGCTGCCCGTCTGGCTGCCCTGCTCTCGCAGAAGCTGGGACGCGAAGTGCCCCTGGGCACCCTGGACATCAACCTCTACCGCGACGACTGGACCAGCATCGAGGGCAAGCCCCACATGGGCCGCTCGCACATTCCCCTGCCGGTGGACGGACGCACCATCATTCTGGTGGATGACGTGCTCTATACCGGGCGCACCATCCGCGCCGCCCTGGAAGCCCTGCTGGACTACGGCCGGCCGCATGTGGTGGAACTGCTGGTGCTGGTGGACCGCGGCCACCGCGAGCTGCCCATCCATGCCGACTATGTGGGCCGCCGCCTGGATACCCGCCGCAGCGAGCGCGTGGACGTGCTGCTGCACGAGCGCGACGGCGTGGATGAAGTGCGCCTTGCCCAGGCGGAGCCATCCCGAGCCTGA
- a CDS encoding IscA/HesB family protein translates to MITLSDEARQELEAYFDGKERKTIRLFATAGGCSGPRMALALDDAKDSDDVIVAEGFTFCIDKELLAQVKSASITMTYMGFTVDTEEPLPGAMEGGSSCCGSCSSCGSH, encoded by the coding sequence ATGATTACCCTGTCTGATGAAGCCCGCCAGGAGCTTGAAGCCTATTTCGACGGCAAGGAAAGAAAGACCATCCGCCTTTTTGCCACCGCCGGAGGGTGCAGCGGTCCCCGCATGGCCCTGGCTCTGGATGATGCCAAGGATTCGGACGACGTCATCGTGGCAGAGGGCTTTACCTTCTGCATTGACAAGGAACTGCTCGCTCAGGTGAAGAGCGCCTCCATCACCATGACCTACATGGGCTTCACGGTGGATACGGAAGAACCGCTGCCCGGCGCCATGGAAGGCGGCAGCAGCTGCTGCGGTTCCTGCTCTTCCTGCGGTTCCCACTAG